The Chaetodon trifascialis isolate fChaTrf1 chromosome 17, fChaTrf1.hap1, whole genome shotgun sequence genome has a segment encoding these proteins:
- the spag1a gene encoding sperm-associated antigen 1A, protein MGNAQEKPPGSGGGAARSGQATAGSGTRSRGGGSAEKPQTHRAPEKGVANGTDNSPVSGQEEQSSPAVDTSYLDAPAGALPPHLARLKNEGNHLFKHGQFGDALEKYTQAIDGCAEAGTDSPEDLCILYSNRAACYLKDGNSADCIQDCTKALELQPYSLKPLLRRAMAYESLERYRKAYVDYKTVLQIDTGVQAAHDSVHRITKLLIEQDGPGWREKLPEIPIVPLSVQLQHRDKPVSAEVAQARAARAAQEEARRKEARCTLLKREGNDLVKKGQFQEALQKYSECLSLKPDECALYTNRAICFLKLNRFEEAKQDCDSALQLEPSNKKAFYRRALAYKGLQDYLSASSDLQEVLQLDPNVREAEQELEVVTGLLRQSLMDSTAHSSKV, encoded by the exons ATGGGGAACGCACAGGAGAAGCCCCCTGGCAGCGGAGGAGGGGCAGCTAGATCGGGTCAGGCCACAGCAGGGAGCGGGACGAGAAGCCGAGGTGGAGGGAGCGCGGAGAAGCCCCAGACTCACAGAGCTCCAGAGAAGGGGGTGGCCAATGGCACGGACAACAGCCCAGTGAGTGGAcaagaggagcagagcagcccTGCAGTAGACACAAGTTACCTGGACGCTCCTGCCGGGGCCCTTCCCCCTCACCTGGCCCGGCTGAAGAACGAGGGGAACCATCTCTTCAAACACGGCCAGTTTGGGGACGCCTTGGAGAAGTACACACAGGCCATTGATGGATGCGCTGAAGCAG GCACTGACAGTCCAGAAGACCTGTGTATTCTCTACTCCAACAGAGCAGCCTGTTACCTGAAGGATGGAAACAGCGCAGACTGCATACAGGACTGTACAAA GGCTTTGGAGCTGCAGCCCTACTCCTTGAAGCCCCTGCTGCGCAGAGCTATGGCCTATGAGTCACTGGAGCGCTACAGAAAGGCCTACGTGGATTATAAGACCGTCCTGCAGATAGACACCGGGGTGCAGGCGGCTCATGACAGTGTCCACAG GATCACCAAGCTGCTTATTGAGCAGGACGGACCAGGCTGGAGAGAGAAGCTTCCAGAGATTCCCAtcgtccctctgtctgtccagctgcagcacagagacaagcCGGTCAGCGCCGAAGTGGCTCAAGCCCGAGCTGCCAGGGCTGCGCAGGAGGAAG CCAGAAGAAAAGAGGCGCGCTGTACTTTACTGAAACGGGAAGGCAACGATCTGGTCAAGAAAGGCCAGTTCCAGGAGGCGCTGCAGAAGTACAGTGAATGTCTGTCCCTGAAACCTGACGAATGTGCTCTCTACACCAACAG aGCCATTTGCTTCCTGAAGCTGAATCGCTTTGAAGAGGCCAAACAGGACTGtgactctgcgctgcagctggagcCGAGCAACAAGAAAGCCTTCTACAGACGAGCGCTGGCTTATAAGGGTCTACAG gacTACCTGTCGGCCAGCAGTGACCTCCAGGAAGTCCTCCAGCTGGACCCCAACGTGCGGGAGGCCGAGCAGGAGCTTGAGGTGGTGACGGGTTTGCTGAGACAGAGCCTGATGGACAGCACTGCACACTCGTCAAAG GTCTGA
- the stk3 gene encoding serine/threonine-protein kinase 3 isoform X2, translating to MEPSAPKSKLKKLSEDSLTKQPEEVFDVLEKLGEGSYGSVFKAIHKESGQVVAIKQVPVESDLQEIIKEISIMQQCDSPYVVKYYGSYFKNTDLWIVMEYCGAGSVSDIIRLRNKTLTEDEIATILKSTLKGLEYLHFMRKIHRDIKAGNILLNTEGHAKLADFGVAGQLTDTMAKRNTVIGTPFWMAPEVIQEIGYNCVADIWSLGITSIEMAEGKPPYADIHPMRAIFMIPTNPPPTFRKPELWSDEFTDFVKKCLVKNPEQRATATQLLQHPFISQAKPVTILRDLITEAMEMKAKRQQEQQRELEEEDDNSEEETEVDSHTMVKSGSEGAGTMRATSTMSDGAQTMIEHGSTMLESDLGTMVINSDDDEEEEEDQRSMRRHATPQQPIRPSFMDYFDKQDSNKAAQQQENYNHNQPQEQPGYHIQSKNVFPDNWKVPQDGDFDFLKNLDFEELQMRLSALDPMMEREIEELRQRYTAKRQPILDAMDAKKRRQQNF from the exons ATGGAGCCGTCGGCGCCCAAAAG CAAGCTGAAAAAGCTGAGTGAGGACAGTTTGACCAAGCAGCCAGAGGAAGTGTTTGATGTTTTAGAAAAACTCGGTGAAGG tTCTTATGGCAGTGTGTTCAAAGCCATCCATAAGGAGTCAGGCCAGGTGGTGGCCATCAAGCAGGTTCCTGTGGAGTCAGATCTGCAAGAGATCATCAAGGAGATTTCCATcatgcagcagtgtgacag CCCTTACGTAGTGAAGTACTATGGCAGCTACTTCAAGAACACAGACCTGTGGATTGTCATGGAGTATTGTGGAGCCGGCTCTGTCTCTGACATCATCAGACTGCGTAACAAGACA TTGACAGAAGATGAGATCGCCACTATCCTGAAGTCGACACTGAAGGGTCTTGAATACCTTCACTTCATGAGGAAGATCCATCGGGACATCAAGGCGGGAAACATCCTCCTCAACACTGAGGGGCACGCTAAACTTGCGGACTTTGGAGTTGCTGGGCAGCTAACG GACACCATGGCAAAGAGAAACACTGTGATTGGTACTCCGTTCTGGATGGCCCCAGAGGTGATCCAGGAGATTGGCTACAACTGTGTGGCTGACATCTGGTCCCTGGGCATCACGTCTATAGAGATGGCAGAGGGCAAGCCTCCCTACGCTGACATCCATCCCATGAGA GCTATCTTCATGATCCCCACCAACCCTCCGCCAACATTCAGGAAGCCGGAGCTTTGGTCAGACGAGTTCACAGACTTTGTCAAGAAGTGTCTGGTCAAGAATCCAGAGCAGAGAGCGACCGCCACACAGCTCCTACAG CACCCATTCATCAGCCAGGCCAAGCCTGTCACAATCCTGAGAGACCTGATAACCGAGGCCATGGAGATGAAAGCCAAGcggcagcaggagcagcagagagagctggaggaggaggacgacaaCTCT gaggaggagacagaggtggacTCTCACACTATGGTGAAGTCTGGCTCAGAAGGGGCAGGAACCATGCGGGCCACCAGCACCATGAGTGACGGGGCGCAGACCATGATTGAACACGGCAGCACCATGCTAGAGTCAGACCTGGGCACCATGGTCATcaacagtgatgatgatgaagaagaggaggaggaccagagaTCCATGAGAA ggCACGCCACCCCCCAACAGCCGATACGTCCGTCCTTCATGGACTATTTTGATAAGCAGGACTCGAACAAGGCAGCCCAGCAGCAGGAGAACTACAACCACAACCAGCCGCAGGAGCAGCCGGGCTATCACATCCAGTCTAAAAACGTCTTCCCTGACAACTGGAAGGTGCCTCAGGATGGAGACTTCGACTTC CTGAAGAACCTGGACTTTGAGGAGCTGCAGATGCGCCTGAGTGCCTTGGATCCCATGATGGAGCGGGAGATTGAGGAGCTCAGGCAGCGCTACACTGCGAAAAGACAGCCCATCCTGGACGCCATGGATGCCAAGAAGAGACGACAACAGAACTTCTGA
- the rida gene encoding 2-iminobutanoate/2-iminopropanoate deaminase has protein sequence MSALNRRIVNTTSAPAAIGPYSQSVVVDRTMYISGQLGLDVATGQLVDGGVQAQAKQALVNMGEILKAAGCDYTNVVKTTVLLADINDFNSVNEVYKTFFSSNFPARAAYQVAALPRGGLVEIEAIAVLGPLSDS, from the exons ATGTCTGCGCTGAACAGAAGGATCGTCAACACGACATCAGCCCCGGCTGCCATCGGCCCGTACAG CCAGTCGGTGGTTGTGGACAGAACGATGTACATCTCTGGTCAGCTGGGGCTGGACGTGGCCACTGGTCAGCTGGTGGACGGAGGAGTGCAGGCTCAGGCCAAACAG GCTCTCGTCAATATGGGGGAGATCCTTAAAGCTGCCGGCTGTGACTACACCAATG TGGTGAAGACGACGGTGCTGCTCGCCGATATAAACGACTTTAACAGTGTCAACGAGGTGTACAAAACAT TTTTCAGCAGTAACTTCCCCGCCAGAGCTGCCTACCAAGTCGCTGCTCTGCCTAGA ggTGGACTGGTGGAAATTGAGGCTATTGCTGTTCTGGGACCTCTCTCAGACTCCTGA
- the stk3 gene encoding serine/threonine-protein kinase 3 isoform X1 gives MEPSAPKSKLKKLSEDSLTKQPEEVFDVLEKLGEGSYGSVFKAIHKESGQVVAIKQVPVESDLQEIIKEISIMQQCDSPYVVKYYGSYFKNTDLWIVMEYCGAGSVSDIIRLRNKTVGSFRDFLAVSNSLTLGSYFILVFPFSFSHQLTEDEIATILKSTLKGLEYLHFMRKIHRDIKAGNILLNTEGHAKLADFGVAGQLTDTMAKRNTVIGTPFWMAPEVIQEIGYNCVADIWSLGITSIEMAEGKPPYADIHPMRAIFMIPTNPPPTFRKPELWSDEFTDFVKKCLVKNPEQRATATQLLQHPFISQAKPVTILRDLITEAMEMKAKRQQEQQRELEEEDDNSEEETEVDSHTMVKSGSEGAGTMRATSTMSDGAQTMIEHGSTMLESDLGTMVINSDDDEEEEEDQRSMRRHATPQQPIRPSFMDYFDKQDSNKAAQQQENYNHNQPQEQPGYHIQSKNVFPDNWKVPQDGDFDFLKNLDFEELQMRLSALDPMMEREIEELRQRYTAKRQPILDAMDAKKRRQQNF, from the exons ATGGAGCCGTCGGCGCCCAAAAG CAAGCTGAAAAAGCTGAGTGAGGACAGTTTGACCAAGCAGCCAGAGGAAGTGTTTGATGTTTTAGAAAAACTCGGTGAAGG tTCTTATGGCAGTGTGTTCAAAGCCATCCATAAGGAGTCAGGCCAGGTGGTGGCCATCAAGCAGGTTCCTGTGGAGTCAGATCTGCAAGAGATCATCAAGGAGATTTCCATcatgcagcagtgtgacag CCCTTACGTAGTGAAGTACTATGGCAGCTACTTCAAGAACACAGACCTGTGGATTGTCATGGAGTATTGTGGAGCCGGCTCTGTCTCTGACATCATCAGACTGCGTAACAAGACAGTGGGTTCTTTCAGAGATTTTTtagctgtg TCTAATTCATTGACTCTCGGATCTTATTTCatccttgtgtttcctttttccttctcaCATCAGTTGACAGAAGATGAGATCGCCACTATCCTGAAGTCGACACTGAAGGGTCTTGAATACCTTCACTTCATGAGGAAGATCCATCGGGACATCAAGGCGGGAAACATCCTCCTCAACACTGAGGGGCACGCTAAACTTGCGGACTTTGGAGTTGCTGGGCAGCTAACG GACACCATGGCAAAGAGAAACACTGTGATTGGTACTCCGTTCTGGATGGCCCCAGAGGTGATCCAGGAGATTGGCTACAACTGTGTGGCTGACATCTGGTCCCTGGGCATCACGTCTATAGAGATGGCAGAGGGCAAGCCTCCCTACGCTGACATCCATCCCATGAGA GCTATCTTCATGATCCCCACCAACCCTCCGCCAACATTCAGGAAGCCGGAGCTTTGGTCAGACGAGTTCACAGACTTTGTCAAGAAGTGTCTGGTCAAGAATCCAGAGCAGAGAGCGACCGCCACACAGCTCCTACAG CACCCATTCATCAGCCAGGCCAAGCCTGTCACAATCCTGAGAGACCTGATAACCGAGGCCATGGAGATGAAAGCCAAGcggcagcaggagcagcagagagagctggaggaggaggacgacaaCTCT gaggaggagacagaggtggacTCTCACACTATGGTGAAGTCTGGCTCAGAAGGGGCAGGAACCATGCGGGCCACCAGCACCATGAGTGACGGGGCGCAGACCATGATTGAACACGGCAGCACCATGCTAGAGTCAGACCTGGGCACCATGGTCATcaacagtgatgatgatgaagaagaggaggaggaccagagaTCCATGAGAA ggCACGCCACCCCCCAACAGCCGATACGTCCGTCCTTCATGGACTATTTTGATAAGCAGGACTCGAACAAGGCAGCCCAGCAGCAGGAGAACTACAACCACAACCAGCCGCAGGAGCAGCCGGGCTATCACATCCAGTCTAAAAACGTCTTCCCTGACAACTGGAAGGTGCCTCAGGATGGAGACTTCGACTTC CTGAAGAACCTGGACTTTGAGGAGCTGCAGATGCGCCTGAGTGCCTTGGATCCCATGATGGAGCGGGAGATTGAGGAGCTCAGGCAGCGCTACACTGCGAAAAGACAGCCCATCCTGGACGCCATGGATGCCAAGAAGAGACGACAACAGAACTTCTGA
- the LOC139345812 gene encoding uncharacterized protein, whose amino-acid sequence MGCSTSSQTSAVDTTRPSVKPEESNGASTTGAANENGKVAEDSETIPDQTPAHGSEAKPADEPAVAAKSVDSTGAAPPAGEEPQPPAASPPAEAAAPADAPAAADSSAEAAPEPAAAAPEQEKAESTATDPEPKTEEAPAASE is encoded by the exons ATGGGATGCTCCACCAGTTCCCAAACTTCAGCGGTAGACACGACTCGACCCAGTGTTAAGCCCGAGGAGAGCAACGGAGCCAGCACAACAG GGGCAGCCAATGAGAATGGGAAAGTAGCCGAGGACAGTGAAACTATTCCGGACCAGACGCCCGCTCACGGCAGCGAGGCTAAGCCTGCAGACGAACCAGCTGTTGCAGCAAAATCTGTAGACAGCACCGgggcagctccacctgcaggggAGGAGCCTCAGCCTCCTGCAGCCAGTCCGCCTGCAGAGGCGGCAGCGCCTGCGGACGCTCcggcagcagcagacagcagcgcAGAGGCAGCCCCAgagcctgcagctgcagctcctgagCAAG aaaaagcagaatcCACAGCGACTGATCCAGAGCCCAAAACAGAGGAGGCACCAG ctgccAGCGAGTGA
- the polr2k gene encoding DNA-directed RNA polymerases I, II, and III subunit RPABC4, which yields MDPQKDLQPPKQQPMIYICGECHTENEIKARDPIRCRECGYRIMYKKRTKRLVVFDAR from the exons ATGGACCCACAGAAAGATCTGCAACCGCCCAAACAGCAGCCTATGATCTACATATGTGGAG AATgtcacactgaaaatgaaattaaggCCCGTGATCCAATCCGATGCAGAGAGTGCGGCTACAGGATCATGTACAAGAAGAGAACAAAGAGAT TGGTTGTTTTCGATGCccggtga